A single window of Methylobacterium nodulans ORS 2060 DNA harbors:
- a CDS encoding 5-oxoprolinase subunit B family protein: protein MTGPRLLDAGEAALVAEFGDRVDPAISDLVLALDDALRADPLAGLRETVPTYRSLMIHYDPLVLDRETLAARVRALADRAGEPGPGEARHAGARWILPCCYDPALAEDIGAVAEAIGRPVAEVARLHAGAEYRVYMYGFAPGFAYLGGLPEALAVSRRATPRPPHPPNALMIGGGLAAVGSVPMPTGWYVIGRTPERLYAPDRENPFPVSVGDTLRFEPVDAATFADLDARAAAGERVGRREAA, encoded by the coding sequence ATGACGGGGCCGCGCCTCCTTGATGCCGGCGAGGCGGCCCTGGTCGCGGAATTCGGCGACCGGGTCGACCCGGCGATCAGCGACCTCGTGCTCGCCCTCGACGACGCCCTGCGGGCCGACCCACTGGCGGGCCTGCGCGAGACGGTGCCGACCTACCGCTCGCTGATGATCCACTACGATCCCCTGGTCCTCGACCGGGAGACGCTCGCCGCGCGGGTCCGCGCCCTGGCGGACCGGGCCGGCGAGCCCGGTCCGGGGGAAGCCCGGCATGCGGGCGCCCGCTGGATCCTGCCCTGCTGCTACGACCCGGCGCTGGCCGAGGATATCGGCGCCGTCGCGGAGGCGATCGGGCGGCCGGTGGCGGAGGTCGCCCGCCTCCATGCCGGGGCGGAGTACCGGGTCTACATGTACGGCTTCGCGCCGGGCTTCGCGTATCTGGGCGGCCTGCCGGAGGCGCTCGCGGTCTCGCGCCGGGCGACGCCGCGCCCGCCGCACCCCCCGAACGCCCTGATGATCGGCGGCGGCCTCGCGGCGGTCGGCAGCGTGCCGATGCCGACCGGCTGGTACGTGATCGGCCGCACCCCCGAGCGGCTCTACGCGCCGGATCGGGAGAATCCCTTCCCGGTCTCGGTCGGCGACACCCTGCGCTTCGAGCCGGTCGATGCCGCGACCTTCGCGGATCTCGACGCGCGGGCGGCGGCGGGCGAGCGCGTCGGACGCCGGGAGGCCGCATGA